The Rhodococcus sp. X156 genome window below encodes:
- a CDS encoding hemolysin family protein, which produces MSGSLAMLLAAIVLVPLAGLFAALDAALSTVSHAQVAELARNERPGAPKLLEVVGDRPRYVNLLVLLRVACEATATVLVAVAVASWVSTALAVLIAAAVMAVVSYVVIGVGPRTLGRQHAYRIGLVAAAPLKIFGTVLDPLSKLLILVGNAITPGRGFRQGPFSSEVELRELVDMAQQGGVVDAGERRMIQSVFDLGDTIAREVMVPRTDMIWIEQDKTMRQAMSLAVRSGHSRIPVVGEGPDDVLGIVFLKDLVQRSFTLRDGERGEPVRELMREAVFVPDSKTVDELLSDMQLGRHHMAILVDEYGGVAGLITIEDILEEIVGEIADEYDTDERPPVEYLDDGAVRVSARLSVEDLGEVFGIELPAEDVESVGGLLGQVLGRVPLPGSEVTTHGLVLRAEAGPEIRGRVRVGTVVVRRDQPDDGGEHHPDRLHPDRSDGSDRTPELTSAEDRSPYGG; this is translated from the coding sequence GTGAGCGGATCGCTTGCCATGCTCCTCGCCGCCATCGTGCTCGTCCCGCTCGCCGGCCTCTTCGCCGCGCTGGACGCCGCCCTGAGCACCGTCTCGCACGCGCAGGTGGCCGAGCTGGCCCGCAACGAGCGCCCCGGTGCCCCCAAGCTGCTCGAGGTGGTCGGCGACCGCCCGCGCTACGTCAACCTGCTGGTGCTGCTGCGGGTGGCCTGCGAGGCCACCGCCACCGTGCTGGTGGCCGTCGCGGTGGCCAGCTGGGTGTCCACCGCCCTCGCCGTGCTCATCGCCGCCGCGGTGATGGCCGTGGTCAGCTACGTGGTGATCGGCGTCGGCCCCCGCACCCTGGGCCGCCAGCACGCCTACCGCATCGGCCTGGTGGCCGCGGCCCCGCTGAAGATCTTCGGCACGGTGCTCGACCCGTTGAGCAAGCTGCTGATCCTGGTCGGCAACGCCATCACCCCCGGCCGCGGCTTCCGCCAGGGCCCGTTCTCCTCCGAGGTGGAGCTGCGCGAGCTCGTGGACATGGCGCAGCAGGGTGGCGTGGTGGACGCGGGGGAGCGACGGATGATCCAGTCCGTCTTCGACCTCGGCGACACCATCGCCCGCGAGGTGATGGTCCCGCGCACGGACATGATCTGGATCGAGCAGGACAAGACCATGCGCCAGGCCATGTCCCTGGCCGTGCGCAGCGGCCACTCCCGCATCCCGGTGGTGGGCGAGGGCCCCGACGACGTGCTCGGCATCGTCTTCCTCAAGGACCTGGTGCAGCGCTCGTTCACCCTGCGCGATGGCGAGCGCGGCGAGCCGGTGCGCGAGCTGATGCGCGAGGCGGTGTTCGTCCCCGACTCCAAGACGGTGGACGAGCTGCTCAGCGACATGCAGCTGGGCCGCCACCACATGGCCATCCTGGTGGACGAGTACGGCGGCGTCGCCGGGCTGATCACCATCGAGGACATCCTGGAGGAGATCGTCGGGGAGATCGCCGACGAGTACGACACCGACGAGCGCCCCCCGGTGGAGTACCTCGACGACGGTGCGGTGCGGGTCTCCGCGCGGCTGTCGGTGGAGGACCTGGGCGAGGTGTTCGGCATCGAGCTGCCCGCCGAGGACGTGGAGTCGGTGGGCGGGCTGCTCGGGCAGGTGCTCGGCCGCGTGCCGCTGCCCGGCTCCGAGGTCACCACCCACGGGCTGGTGCTGCGCGCGGAGGCCGGCCCGGAGATCCGTGGGCGGGTGCGGGTGGGCACCGTCGTGGTGCGCCGCGACCAGCCGGACGACGGCGGCGAGCACCACCCAGATCGACTACACCCAGACAGGTCAGACGGCTCCGACCGAACCCCGGAGCTGACGTCAGCAGAGGACAGGAGCCCCTACGGTGGCTGA
- a CDS encoding 16S rRNA (uracil(1498)-N(3))-methyltransferase — translation MAPPVFHLAPLPPAGATAVLDGAEGRHAATVRRLRSGERVLLTDGRGGVADCTVTTVGRDRLELAVQARQDVAPAVPQVTVVQALPKGERSDLAVELATEAGVDAVVPWQAARCVARWQGPKADKGVQRWQSTATQAAKQSRRAHVPEVAPLHSTTEVAELVARTVAEGGHALVLHESAQAPMADLVLDGPRVLLVVGPEGGIADDELAVLTAQGAVAVHLGPTVLRTSTAAAVALGALGVLTPRWLARPFA, via the coding sequence GTGGCGCCCCCGGTCTTCCACCTGGCCCCGCTCCCGCCGGCCGGGGCCACTGCGGTGCTCGATGGCGCCGAGGGCCGTCACGCGGCCACGGTCCGGCGGTTGCGGTCGGGGGAGCGGGTGCTGCTCACCGACGGCCGCGGCGGGGTGGCTGACTGCACCGTCACCACCGTGGGCCGCGACCGCCTGGAGCTGGCCGTGCAGGCGCGCCAGGACGTGGCGCCCGCGGTGCCGCAGGTGACGGTGGTGCAGGCGCTGCCCAAGGGCGAGCGCTCCGATCTCGCCGTGGAGCTGGCCACCGAGGCCGGGGTGGACGCGGTGGTGCCCTGGCAGGCCGCGCGCTGCGTGGCCCGCTGGCAGGGGCCCAAGGCCGACAAGGGGGTGCAGCGCTGGCAGAGCACCGCAACCCAGGCCGCCAAGCAGTCCCGCCGGGCCCACGTGCCCGAGGTGGCGCCGCTGCACAGCACCACCGAGGTGGCCGAGCTGGTGGCGCGGACGGTGGCCGAGGGTGGGCACGCCCTGGTGCTGCACGAGTCGGCGCAGGCGCCGATGGCCGACCTGGTGCTGGACGGACCGCGGGTGCTGCTGGTGGTCGGCCCCGAGGGCGGCATCGCCGACGACGAGCTGGCCGTGCTCACCGCGCAGGGTGCGGTCGCGGTGCACCTGGGTCCCACCGTGCTGCGCACCTCCACCGCTGCCGCGGTCGCCCTGGGCGCACTGGGTGTGCTCACCCCGCGCTGGCTGGCTCGCCCGTTCGCCTAG
- a CDS encoding phosphoadenylyl-sulfate reductase, whose product MSVSTDLDLRAVAERGAADLDGASAADVLQWTADTFGDRFIVASNMQDAVLVHLAVQARPGVEVLFLDTGYHFAETMGTRDAVEQVYGVRIVNAKAELSVPEQDEVHGKNLFASAPDRCCAMRKVAPLKKTLAGYDAWVTGVRRVEAPTRANAPLISFDEAFGLVKVNPIAAWSDEDMQHYIEEHSILVNPLVDAGYPSIGCEPCTVKPLPGADPRSGRWAGRAKIECGLHQ is encoded by the coding sequence GTGAGCGTCTCCACCGATCTCGACCTTCGTGCGGTGGCCGAGCGTGGCGCGGCCGACCTGGACGGGGCCAGCGCGGCCGACGTCCTGCAGTGGACCGCCGACACCTTCGGCGACCGCTTCATCGTGGCCTCCAACATGCAGGACGCGGTGCTGGTGCACCTGGCCGTGCAGGCCCGCCCCGGCGTGGAGGTGCTGTTCCTGGACACCGGCTACCACTTCGCCGAGACCATGGGCACCCGCGACGCGGTGGAGCAGGTCTACGGCGTGCGCATCGTCAACGCCAAGGCCGAGCTCAGCGTGCCGGAGCAGGACGAGGTGCACGGCAAGAACCTCTTCGCCAGCGCGCCGGACCGCTGCTGCGCCATGCGCAAGGTGGCCCCGCTGAAGAAGACCCTGGCCGGCTACGACGCCTGGGTCACCGGCGTGCGCCGGGTGGAGGCCCCCACCCGGGCCAACGCCCCGCTGATCTCCTTTGACGAGGCCTTCGGCCTGGTCAAGGTCAACCCGATCGCAGCGTGGTCCGACGAGGACATGCAGCACTACATCGAGGAGCACTCCATCTTGGTCAACCCGCTGGTCGACGCCGGCTACCCCTCCATCGGCTGCGAGCCGTGCACGGTCAAGCCGCTGCCGGGTGCGGATCCGCGCAGCGGCCGCTGGGCCGGGCGCGCCAAGATCGAGTGCGGGCTGCACCAGTGA
- a CDS encoding nitrite/sulfite reductase, which yields MTTTTDRAVPARPRKKSEGQWAKGYREPLNQNERTKKDDDALNVRARIENIYAKQGFDSIDGGDLRGRFRWWGLYTQRAEGLDATFTGMDDEEQLDARYFMLRIRTDGARLSTEQLRVIAGISTEFARDTADLTDRENVQLHWVRIEDVPEIWRRLEQVGLKTTEACGDCPRAFLGSPLAGVAADEVIDATPAIEETVRRYVGDPRFSNLPRKFKTAISGLQDVAHEVNDVSFVGVNHPEHGPGFDLWVGGGLSTNPMVAQRLGAWVPIDEVPDVWEGVVSVFRDYGYRRLRSRARIKFLIKDWGAAEFRRVLEEEYLKRPLLDGPAPAPQVGIRDHMGVQRQRDGRNAVGVAPVAGRVSGTKLAAVADAMDRAGTNRVCITAYQKLVFLDVADDTLETFVADLDALELPARGSSWRRNVMACSGLEFCKLAFTETRVRAQTLVPDLEQRLADLEHELDTQVTVNINGCPNSCARVQVADIGFKGILLTDDDGQPVDGFQVHLGGGLGADAGFGKKLRGHKITTHELGEYVERVVRSYAKQREHGERFAQWVTRAEESDLR from the coding sequence ATGACGACCACCACGGACCGCGCGGTGCCCGCTCGACCGCGCAAGAAGTCCGAGGGCCAGTGGGCCAAGGGTTACCGCGAGCCGCTCAACCAGAACGAGCGGACCAAGAAGGACGACGACGCGCTGAACGTCCGGGCGCGCATCGAGAACATCTACGCCAAGCAGGGCTTCGACAGCATCGACGGCGGTGACCTGCGCGGACGCTTCCGCTGGTGGGGGCTGTACACCCAGCGCGCCGAGGGCCTGGACGCCACGTTCACCGGCATGGACGACGAGGAGCAGCTGGACGCGCGCTACTTCATGCTGCGCATCCGCACCGACGGCGCCCGCCTGAGCACCGAGCAGCTGCGGGTCATCGCCGGCATCTCCACCGAGTTCGCCCGGGACACCGCCGACCTCACCGACCGCGAGAACGTGCAGCTGCACTGGGTGCGCATCGAGGACGTGCCGGAGATCTGGCGCCGGCTGGAGCAGGTGGGCCTGAAGACCACCGAGGCGTGCGGGGACTGCCCGCGTGCCTTCCTCGGCTCGCCGCTGGCCGGCGTGGCCGCCGACGAGGTCATCGACGCCACCCCCGCCATCGAGGAGACGGTGCGCCGCTACGTCGGCGACCCGCGCTTCTCCAACCTGCCGCGCAAGTTCAAGACGGCCATCTCCGGGCTGCAGGACGTCGCCCACGAGGTCAACGACGTCTCCTTCGTCGGCGTGAACCACCCCGAGCACGGCCCCGGCTTCGACCTCTGGGTCGGTGGCGGGCTGTCCACCAACCCGATGGTGGCCCAGCGCCTGGGCGCCTGGGTGCCCATCGACGAGGTGCCCGACGTGTGGGAGGGCGTGGTCTCGGTGTTCCGCGACTACGGCTACCGCCGGCTGCGCTCGCGGGCCCGCATCAAGTTCCTCATCAAGGACTGGGGCGCGGCGGAGTTCCGCCGCGTGCTGGAGGAGGAGTACCTCAAGCGTCCGCTGCTGGACGGTCCGGCGCCGGCGCCTCAGGTCGGCATCCGCGACCACATGGGCGTGCAGCGCCAGCGCGACGGCCGCAACGCCGTGGGCGTCGCCCCGGTCGCCGGCCGGGTCAGCGGCACCAAGCTCGCCGCCGTCGCCGACGCCATGGACCGGGCGGGCACCAACCGGGTGTGCATCACCGCCTACCAGAAGCTGGTCTTCCTCGACGTCGCCGACGACACCCTCGAGACCTTCGTGGCCGACCTGGACGCCCTGGAGCTGCCCGCCCGTGGCTCGTCCTGGCGGCGCAACGTGATGGCCTGCTCCGGCCTGGAGTTCTGCAAGCTCGCGTTCACCGAGACCCGGGTGCGGGCGCAGACGCTGGTGCCGGACCTGGAGCAGCGCCTGGCCGACCTGGAGCACGAGCTGGACACCCAGGTGACGGTGAACATCAACGGCTGCCCCAACTCCTGCGCCCGCGTGCAGGTGGCCGACATCGGCTTCAAGGGCATCCTGCTCACCGACGACGACGGCCAGCCGGTGGACGGCTTCCAGGTGCACCTCGGTGGTGGCCTGGGCGCCGACGCCGGCTTCGGCAAGAAGCTGCGCGGGCACAAGATCACCACCCACGAGCTCGGCGAGTACGTCGAGCGCGTGGTGCGCAGCTACGCCAAGCAGCGCGAGCACGGTGAGCGCTTCGCGCAGTGGGTCACCCGGGCCGAGGAGTCCGACCTGCGATGA
- the dnaJ gene encoding molecular chaperone DnaJ, with protein MARDYYGTLGVGTKASADEIKRAYRKLARELHPDVNPDEAAQARFREVTTAYEVLSDPAKRQVVDLGGDPLESGGGGNGAGGFGGQGFGFGDIMDAFFGGGQGGGGRGPRSRVQPGSDALLRVELTLAECASGVQRDISVDTAVLCTTCHGAGTAAGTSPVRCDTCGGAGEVQSVQQSFLGRVVTARVCPTCRGTGETIPDPCQQCAGDGRVRSRRDITVKVPAGVAEGMRIRLSGQGEVGPGGGPAGDLYVEVVEKPHETFVRDGDDLHCTIRIPMTDAALGTKVGLDTIDGHAEIAVEPGTQPGTITTLRGHGMPRLRSGVRGDVHVHLDVVVPSKLDHKQADLLRQFADLRTRDQSEVVTAGSKQSGGLFSRLRETFSGR; from the coding sequence GTGGCACGGGACTACTACGGAACGCTCGGCGTCGGCACCAAGGCGAGTGCCGACGAGATCAAGCGCGCCTACCGCAAGCTGGCCCGGGAGCTGCACCCCGACGTCAACCCCGACGAGGCCGCGCAGGCCCGCTTCCGTGAGGTGACCACCGCCTACGAGGTGCTCTCCGACCCGGCCAAGCGTCAGGTGGTGGACCTCGGCGGCGACCCGCTGGAGAGCGGGGGCGGCGGCAACGGCGCCGGTGGCTTCGGCGGCCAGGGCTTCGGCTTCGGCGACATCATGGACGCCTTCTTCGGCGGCGGCCAGGGCGGCGGCGGTCGTGGGCCGCGCAGCCGCGTGCAGCCCGGCTCCGACGCCCTGCTGCGGGTGGAGCTCACCCTGGCCGAGTGCGCCAGCGGGGTGCAGCGCGACATCAGCGTGGACACCGCCGTGCTCTGCACCACCTGCCACGGCGCAGGCACCGCGGCCGGCACCAGCCCGGTGCGCTGCGACACCTGTGGCGGCGCCGGCGAGGTGCAGTCGGTGCAGCAGTCGTTCCTGGGCCGGGTGGTCACCGCACGGGTGTGCCCCACCTGCCGCGGCACCGGCGAGACCATCCCCGACCCCTGCCAGCAGTGCGCAGGCGACGGCCGGGTGCGCTCCCGCCGCGACATCACCGTCAAGGTGCCCGCCGGCGTGGCCGAGGGCATGCGCATCCGCCTCTCCGGGCAGGGCGAGGTCGGCCCCGGCGGCGGCCCCGCCGGCGACCTCTACGTGGAGGTGGTGGAGAAGCCGCACGAGACCTTCGTCCGGGACGGAGACGACCTGCACTGCACCATCCGCATCCCGATGACGGACGCGGCACTGGGCACCAAGGTGGGCCTGGACACCATCGACGGCCACGCCGAGATCGCGGTGGAGCCCGGCACCCAGCCCGGCACGATCACCACCCTGCGCGGGCACGGCATGCCCCGGCTGCGCAGCGGGGTGCGCGGCGACGTGCACGTGCACCTGGACGTGGTGGTGCCCAGCAAGCTCGACCACAAGCAGGCCGACCTGCTGCGCCAGTTCGCCGACCTGCGCACCCGGGACCAGTCCGAGGTGGTCACCGCCGGCTCCAAGCAGAGCGGCGGCCTGTTCTCCCGGCTGCGGGAAACCTTCAGCGGCCGCTAG
- a CDS encoding PhoH family protein produces MDPVTSTIVIPDAGVLPFLGSADRNLRVLEELLAADVHVRGNEVRLLGEPADVAFAERAVTELVAMALRNPELTSDGVRRTVGMLEANTAASPAEVLSLDILSRRGKTIRPKTLNQKHYVDAIDTHTIVFGIGPAGTGKTYLAMAKAVHALQSKQVSRIILTRPAVEAGERLGFLPGTLNEKIDPYLRPLYDALHDMMDREAIPKLMEAGTIEVAPLAYMRGRTLNDAFIILDEAQNTTAEQMKMFLTRLGFGSKIVVTGDVTQVDLPGGASSGLRVVREILDGVDDVHFSTLTSNDVVRHRLVSDIVDAYERFEAETRPESVGHTPAHRSGGQRRGTRR; encoded by the coding sequence ATGGATCCTGTGACCAGCACCATCGTCATCCCTGACGCTGGTGTTCTGCCCTTTCTCGGTTCCGCCGACCGCAACCTGCGGGTGCTCGAGGAGCTGCTCGCCGCGGACGTCCACGTCCGTGGCAACGAGGTGCGCCTGCTGGGCGAGCCCGCCGACGTGGCTTTCGCCGAGCGCGCGGTCACCGAGCTCGTGGCCATGGCCCTGCGCAACCCCGAGCTGACCTCGGACGGCGTGCGCCGGACGGTGGGCATGCTGGAGGCCAACACGGCCGCCTCGCCCGCCGAGGTGCTCAGCCTGGACATCCTCTCGCGCCGCGGCAAGACCATCCGGCCCAAGACGCTGAACCAGAAGCACTACGTCGACGCCATCGACACCCACACCATCGTCTTCGGCATCGGCCCCGCCGGCACCGGCAAGACCTACCTGGCCATGGCCAAGGCGGTGCACGCCCTGCAGAGCAAGCAGGTCAGCCGCATCATCCTCACCCGTCCCGCGGTGGAGGCGGGGGAGCGGCTGGGCTTCCTGCCGGGCACGCTGAACGAGAAGATCGACCCGTACCTGCGCCCGCTCTACGACGCGCTGCACGACATGATGGACCGCGAGGCCATCCCCAAGCTGATGGAGGCGGGCACCATCGAGGTCGCTCCGCTGGCCTACATGCGCGGGCGCACGCTCAACGACGCGTTCATCATCTTGGACGAGGCGCAGAACACCACGGCCGAGCAGATGAAGATGTTCCTCACCCGGCTCGGCTTCGGATCCAAGATCGTGGTCACCGGCGACGTCACCCAGGTCGACCTGCCCGGTGGGGCGTCCTCGGGGCTGCGGGTGGTCCGGGAGATCCTCGACGGCGTGGACGACGTGCACTTCTCCACGCTGACCAGCAACGACGTGGTCCGCCACCGCCTGGTGTCCGACATCGTCGACGCCTACGAGCGCTTCGAGGCGGAGACCCGACCGGAGTCGGTCGGCCACACCCCGGCGCACCGCAGCGGCGGCCAGCGACGCGGGACCCGCCGATGA
- the hemW gene encoding radical SAM family heme chaperone HemW gives MASTPLVGDPAPTDGALPAAALQGLGTRPFGVYVHVPFCATRCGYCDFNTYTPAELGSAASPQSWLEGLRRELDLAARVLGTPPTADTVFVGGGTPSLLGAEGLTEVLDAVRASFGLSAGAEVSTESNPESTSPQFFDGLRRAGYTRVSLGMQSAAAHVLRVLDRTHTPGRPVAAAREARAAGFDHVNLDLIYGTPGETDADLAGSLQAVLDAGVDHVSAYALIVEDGTAMARRVRRGELPMPDDDVLADRYEQLDAGLRAAGLHWYEVSNWARTDDARCRHNLGYWDGGDWWGAGPGAHSHVGGVRWWNVKAPARYATLLGEGSSPAAGRELLTAEEQHTERVMLTARLRTGLPVAELSPDELAAAKRVVDDGLLTDEGTHLVLTPRGRLLADAVIRRVLVGE, from the coding sequence ATGGCCAGCACCCCCCTCGTCGGCGATCCCGCACCCACCGACGGAGCGCTGCCCGCGGCCGCGCTGCAGGGGCTGGGCACCCGCCCGTTCGGGGTGTACGTGCACGTCCCCTTCTGCGCCACCCGCTGCGGCTACTGCGACTTCAACACCTACACCCCGGCCGAGCTGGGCAGCGCGGCGTCGCCGCAGTCGTGGCTGGAGGGACTGCGCCGCGAGCTGGACCTGGCCGCCCGGGTGCTCGGCACCCCGCCCACCGCCGACACCGTCTTCGTCGGCGGTGGCACCCCGTCGCTGCTCGGCGCCGAGGGCCTCACCGAGGTGCTCGACGCCGTGCGCGCCAGCTTCGGGCTCTCCGCCGGCGCCGAGGTGAGCACCGAGTCCAACCCGGAGTCGACGTCCCCGCAGTTCTTCGACGGCCTGCGCCGCGCCGGGTACACCCGGGTGTCGCTGGGCATGCAGTCCGCCGCCGCCCACGTGCTGCGGGTGCTGGACCGCACGCACACCCCGGGTCGGCCGGTGGCCGCTGCCCGCGAGGCCCGCGCGGCCGGCTTCGACCACGTCAACCTCGACCTCATCTACGGCACCCCCGGCGAGACCGACGCCGACCTCGCGGGCTCGCTGCAGGCGGTGCTCGACGCCGGGGTGGACCACGTCTCCGCCTACGCGCTAATCGTGGAGGACGGCACCGCCATGGCCCGGCGGGTGCGCCGCGGCGAGCTGCCCATGCCCGACGACGACGTGCTCGCCGACCGCTACGAGCAGCTGGACGCGGGGCTGCGTGCGGCCGGGCTGCACTGGTACGAGGTGTCCAACTGGGCGCGCACCGACGACGCCCGCTGCCGGCACAACCTGGGCTACTGGGACGGCGGCGACTGGTGGGGCGCCGGCCCCGGGGCGCACAGCCACGTCGGCGGGGTGCGCTGGTGGAACGTCAAGGCGCCGGCGCGCTACGCCACCCTGCTGGGCGAGGGCTCCTCCCCGGCGGCTGGGCGCGAGCTGCTCACCGCCGAGGAGCAGCACACCGAGCGGGTGATGCTCACCGCGCGGCTGCGCACCGGGCTGCCGGTGGCGGAGCTGAGCCCGGACGAGCTGGCCGCCGCCAAGCGGGTGGTGGACGACGGGCTGCTCACCGACGAGGGCACGCACCTGGTGCTCACCCCGCGCGGCCGGCTGCTGGCCGACGCGGTGATCCGTCGGGTGCTGGTGGGGGAATAG
- the cysD gene encoding sulfate adenylyltransferase subunit CysD: protein MSTLDALESEAIHIFREVAGEFERPVILFSGGKDSTLLLHLAIKAFWPAPVPFALLHVDTGHNLQEVLDFRDMVVAKHNLRLHVAKVQDYLDDGRLQERPDGIRNPLQTVPLLDGIAEGKFDAVFGGARRDEERARAKERIFSLRNAFGQWDPKRQRPELWNLYNGRHAPGEHVRVFPLSNWTELDVWRYIAQEKVELPSIYYAHQREVFLRDGMWLTEGPWFSAREDEEVRTLSVRYRTVGDGSCTGAVESTAADVQAVLDEVAASRVTERGATRADDRVSSAAMEDRKREGYF, encoded by the coding sequence ATGTCCACCCTGGACGCCCTGGAGTCGGAGGCGATCCACATCTTCCGCGAGGTGGCCGGGGAGTTCGAGCGCCCGGTGATCCTGTTCTCCGGCGGCAAGGACTCCACCCTGCTGCTGCACCTGGCGATCAAGGCGTTCTGGCCCGCCCCGGTGCCCTTCGCGCTGCTGCACGTGGACACCGGCCACAACCTGCAGGAGGTGCTGGACTTCCGCGACATGGTGGTGGCCAAGCACAACCTGCGGCTGCACGTGGCCAAGGTGCAGGACTACCTCGACGACGGCCGGCTGCAGGAGCGCCCGGACGGCATCCGCAACCCGCTGCAGACGGTGCCGCTGCTCGACGGCATCGCCGAGGGCAAGTTCGACGCGGTGTTCGGCGGTGCCCGCCGGGACGAGGAGCGCGCCCGCGCCAAGGAGCGCATCTTCAGCCTGCGCAACGCCTTCGGCCAGTGGGACCCCAAGCGCCAGCGGCCCGAGCTGTGGAACCTCTACAACGGCCGCCACGCCCCGGGTGAGCACGTGCGGGTGTTCCCGCTGAGCAACTGGACCGAGCTGGACGTGTGGCGCTACATCGCCCAGGAGAAGGTCGAGCTGCCCAGCATCTACTACGCCCACCAGCGCGAGGTGTTCCTGCGCGACGGCATGTGGCTCACCGAGGGCCCGTGGTTCAGCGCGCGCGAGGACGAGGAGGTGCGCACCCTGTCGGTGCGCTACCGCACCGTCGGCGACGGGTCCTGCACCGGCGCGGTGGAGTCCACCGCCGCCGACGTGCAGGCCGTGCTGGACGAGGTGGCCGCCTCCCGCGTGACCGAGCGGGGCGCCACCCGTGCCGACGACCGCGTCTCCTCCGCCGCCATGGAGGACCGCAAGCGAGAGGGCTACTTCTGA
- the ybeY gene encoding rRNA maturation RNase YbeY — MSIEIANESGVEVDEADLVAVAGFALERMQVHPAAELSMVLVDNASMATLHEQWMDLPGPTDVMSFPMDEMRPGGRPDAADPGPSMLGDIVLCPAFAADQAEQAGKTLAEELRMLTVHGVLHLLGYDHAEPEEKREMFGLQDRLLADFHTDRRRAARQAVLDAADQRLLGTVGLDDDGGRAR, encoded by the coding sequence ATGAGCATCGAGATCGCCAACGAGTCCGGCGTCGAGGTGGACGAGGCCGACCTGGTCGCCGTCGCCGGCTTCGCGCTGGAGCGCATGCAGGTGCATCCCGCCGCCGAGCTGTCCATGGTGCTGGTGGACAACGCCTCCATGGCCACCCTGCACGAGCAGTGGATGGACCTGCCCGGCCCCACCGACGTGATGTCCTTCCCGATGGACGAGATGCGCCCCGGCGGTCGGCCCGACGCGGCCGACCCTGGCCCGTCCATGCTCGGTGACATCGTGCTCTGCCCGGCTTTCGCCGCCGACCAGGCGGAGCAGGCCGGCAAGACCCTGGCCGAGGAGCTGCGGATGCTCACCGTGCACGGGGTGCTGCACCTGCTGGGCTACGACCACGCCGAGCCCGAGGAGAAGCGCGAGATGTTCGGCCTGCAGGACCGCCTGCTGGCCGACTTCCACACCGACCGCCGGCGCGCGGCCCGGCAAGCGGTGCTCGACGCCGCCGACCAGCGGCTGCTGGGCACCGTGGGGCTGGACGACGATGGAGGCCGCGCCCGGTGA
- the hrcA gene encoding heat-inducible transcriptional repressor HrcA has protein sequence MSNTDDRRFAVLRAIVADYVSTQEPVGSKTLVERHNLGVSSATVRNDMAALEDDGYLVRPHTSAGRIPTDKGYRQFVDAIDSVKPLSSAERRAIQGFLETGVDLDDVLRRGVRLLAQLTRQVAVVQYPTLSVSSVRHIEVVSLTPARLLLVLITDSGRVDQRIVELGDVLDEDGVGRLRQLLGEALEGKRLADASVAVSELNEKVPADLKDVVLRTSTVLIETLVEHHEERMVVGGTANLTSSADFTPFPGELRAVLEALEEQVVVLKLLAAAKRPETVTVRIGRENEAEQMRATSTVSIGYGAAGTVLGGMGVVGPTRMDYPATIASVSAVARYVGEVLAGR, from the coding sequence ATGTCCAACACCGATGACCGTCGTTTTGCGGTGCTTCGCGCCATTGTCGCCGACTACGTGTCCACCCAGGAGCCGGTCGGCTCCAAGACGCTGGTCGAGCGGCACAACCTGGGGGTGTCCAGCGCGACCGTGCGCAACGACATGGCGGCGCTGGAGGACGACGGCTACCTGGTGCGTCCGCACACCAGTGCCGGACGCATCCCCACCGACAAGGGCTACCGCCAGTTCGTGGACGCCATCGACTCGGTCAAGCCGCTGTCGTCGGCCGAGCGCCGGGCCATCCAGGGGTTCCTGGAGACCGGCGTCGACCTCGACGACGTGCTCCGCCGGGGCGTGCGGCTGCTGGCCCAGCTCACCCGCCAGGTGGCGGTGGTGCAGTACCCCACGCTGTCGGTGTCCTCGGTGCGCCACATCGAGGTGGTCTCGCTCACCCCGGCGCGCCTGCTGCTGGTGCTCATCACCGACTCCGGCCGGGTGGACCAGCGCATCGTCGAGCTCGGAGACGTCCTCGACGAGGACGGCGTGGGCCGGCTGCGCCAGCTGCTGGGCGAGGCGCTGGAGGGCAAGCGCCTGGCGGACGCCTCCGTGGCGGTCTCCGAGCTGAACGAGAAGGTGCCCGCCGACCTCAAGGACGTGGTGCTGCGCACCTCCACGGTGCTCATCGAGACCCTGGTGGAGCACCACGAGGAGCGCATGGTGGTGGGCGGCACCGCCAACCTCACCAGCTCCGCCGACTTCACCCCCTTCCCCGGCGAGCTGCGGGCCGTGCTCGAGGCGCTGGAGGAGCAGGTGGTGGTGCTCAAGCTGCTGGCCGCCGCCAAGCGCCCGGAGACGGTGACGGTGCGCATCGGCCGGGAGAACGAGGCCGAGCAGATGCGCGCCACCTCCACGGTGTCCATCGGCTACGGTGCCGCCGGAACCGTGCTCGGAGGCATGGGCGTGGTGGGACCGACGCGGATGGACTACCCGGCCACCATCGCCTCGGTGAGCGCGGTGGCCCGCTACGTCGGCGAGGTGCTCGCCGGTCGTTGA